A stretch of the Cydia amplana chromosome 6, ilCydAmpl1.1, whole genome shotgun sequence genome encodes the following:
- the LOC134649149 gene encoding uncharacterized protein LOC134649149 — protein sequence MSEDVIAPSGSDTLAALQSKHPSPSRPLCFPAEPGLDCPTLSMKVEDVVLAINSFHNGSAAGLDGIRPAHLKELISGSAGDGGVRLLEALTKLCNFLLGGKLNPLVCPYLYGATLCALKKKEGGVRPIAVGCTLRRLVAKLGCRAVRGEMASYLQPHQVGFGTRLGCEAAIHAVRAFALDPANSGCVIVKLDVKNAFNSLERDVLLNEVGAQQGDPLGPLTFSLAIHKVITELKSPLNVWYLDDGTIGGKPDEVEQDLLILLPRLRDLGLEVNTSKFPEALRVGRDLLQLAGERLKEISPHIALVLMQKCFAVPKMTYLLRTSPVWQFPDEITSFDDTIKATIEAVVNVSLSDDQWRQAALPVRHGGIGVRRVQDVSLPAFLASAHGVADLVADILSLNGDKASIPFVADALREWLALNPGAHVPENPKFQRAWDDVGCKDTLNGLIGNAVGTERARLLAVSQSESGAWLHALPSPQLGTLLDSDSLRVSVALRLGCKVCEPHICICGTMVGADGHHALSCRRCAGRHPRHHALNDIVQRALRSAGIPSVLEPPGLSRTDGKRPDGLTLVPWERGRCLVWDATCVSTFAASHISRTVRAAGAAAESQAGVKRQKYAPLGAGYIFLPFAVETAGCWGADAKDMVRDIGRRLRQKGEDPRSESFLRWFKSRDDHERALGTQRREECNVGMTPAGTGGPGAIH from the exons ATGAGTGAGGACGTAATTGCTCCGTCAGGATCGGACACTCTCGCAGCGCTGCAGTCCAAGCATCCAAGCCCTTCCCGTCCTCTATGTTTCCCGGCAGAACCGGGCCTGGACTGTCCCACTTTGTCCATGAAGGTGGAGGACGTGGTTCTAGCGATCAACTCATTCCACAATGGATCGGCGGCGGGGCTTGATGGCATTCGTCCGGCTCACTTGAAAGAGCTCATATCTGGCTCGGCTGGGGACGGTGGGGTGCGCTTGTTGGAGGCTCTCACAAAACTGTGTAATTTCCTGTTGGGCGGCAAGTTAAATCCCCTGGTGTGTCCTTATTTATATGGGGCTACATTATGTGCTCTCAAAAAGAAGGAGGGTGGAGTGAGGCCGATAGCTGTAGGGTGCACCCTTCGTCGCCTGGTGGCGAAACTTGGGTGCCGTGCAGTTAGAGGAGAGATGGCTTCCTACCTTCAGCCACATCAGGTAGGGTTCGGAACTCGTTTGGGGTGTGAGGCGGCAATACATGCCGTTCGAGCTTTTGCATTGGACCCAGCAAATTCAGGCTGCGTGATTGTCAAACTGGATGTGAAAAACGCGTTCAACTCCCTGGAGCGGGACGTTTTGCTAAATGAG GTAGGTGCCCAACAGGGGGATCCGCTCGGTCCGCTTACCTTCAGCCTGGCAATTCACAAAGTCATCACCGAGCTCAAATCTCCCCTTAATGTCTGGTACCTCGACGATGGCACAATTGGAGGAAAACCGGACGAGGTGGAGCAAGACTTACTTATCCTTTTGCCGCGTCTAAGGGATTTGGGGCTGGAGGTGAATACCTCTAAAT TTCCTGAAGCGCTACGGGTGGGCAGAGATCTTCTTCAGCTCGCTGGCGAGCGTCTCAAAGAAATAAGTCCGCATATAGCGTTGGTCCTAATGCAAAAGTGTTTCGCCGTCCCGAAAATGACGTACCTGCTACGTACATCTCCAGTTTGGCAGTTCCCGGACGAAATAACTTCCTTCGACGACACCATTAAAGCCACGATTGAGGCGGTTGTCAACGTCTCTCTCAGCGATGACCAATGGAGGCAGGCGGCTTTGCCGGTCCGGCATGGGGGCATTGGGGTGCGACGTGTGCAGGACGTAAGTCTGCCGGCCTTCTTGGCGTCGGCCCATGGGGTGGCGGACCTTGTTGCTGATATTTTGTCCTTGAATGGCGACAAGGCGAGCATACCTTTCGTGGCCGATGCGCTGAGGGAGTGGTTGGCTCTCAATCCTGGAGCACACGTGCCGGAAAACCCCAAATTTCAGCGGGCGTGGGATGACGTGGGGTGTAAGGACACGCTGAACGGGCTTATTGGGAATGCTGTGGGCACGGAACGCGCAAGACTTCTGGCTGTATCGCAGTCAGAATCCGGGGCATGGTTGCACGCGCTGCCTTCTCCTCAATTAGGCACCCTGCTGGATAGTGACTCATTGCGGGTGTCCGTTGCTCTCCGCCTGGGCTGCAAGGTATGTGAGCCACATATATGCATTTGCGGTACCATGGTGGGGGCCGACGGCCACCACGCGCTGAGTTGCCGGCGTTGTGCTGGCAGGCACCCGCGTCACCATGCCCTCAACGATATAGTTCAGAGGGCTCTCAGGTCGGCGGGCATTCCGTCGGTACTCGAGCCTCCAGGCCTTAGTCGCACGGATGGCAAAAGGCCTGATGGGCTAACGCTCGTACCGTGGGAGAGAGGGCGGTGCTTGGTGTGGGACGCTACGTGTGTCAGCACCTTCGCCGCCTCGCATATCAGTCGCACGGTGCGCGCGGCTGGAGCGGCGGCCGAGTCTCAGGCTGGAGTGAAGCGGCAAAAGTATGCCCCCCTAGGAGCAGGGTACATTTTTCTCCCTTTCGCGGTAGAAACGGCGGGCTGCTGGGGGGCGGACGCGAAAGACATGGTGCGCGACATAGGCCGTCGACTTAGGCAGAAGGGGGAGGacccccgctccgagtcgtttctg CGATGGTTCAAGTCACGAGATGACCACGAGAGGGCGCTCGGAACGCAGCGCAGGGAGGAATGTAATGTAGGGATGACGCCGGCCGGGACCGGGGGGCCTGGAGCGATTCATTGA